One part of the Borrelia coriaceae genome encodes these proteins:
- a CDS encoding BTA121 domain-containing protein surface lipoprotein, translated as MLGAKRFSLLIALILMLLLLLISCNPNISSMHDNKSKDLLGLGKEDGHEFKFKELFDKFGLPLDDQVVVDNIKKIVTDPNIGVDEGYRTYNDLEFYNLLNVLGPIRLKEMIENYCEVDKRQRELQDAFERVLNNMINIKKVGQLQAVLNTNIDNYLLQVKKLFNYFSADDVYAQIVDEDNIARMIERATVQISRLRLYIRGDADANDVYLQLSVSEQDAIDAIKRIVTDRSVADGYNYKTYTDSEFYDLLNLLDIFKVKRMIKAYVRQVKILDSDYAVAKAAVESLESVEVRQRLLVIMKHFYDHYKVVIKSIFNDSKENSESICQKLLDLNYDAKFINAINIARTVNRFEAIFENLLDDQKSVLEYIQNIGLPSSLILNFKIIVANLGALKVKEIMSFHAEVFLAKESAKAALANTSSFPSKIALEKQFNELEYDYHLYLKKCFQGAGYANEIDKLTASSKYIRDFNKIEETVLNLY; from the coding sequence ATGTTAGGAGCAAAACGTTTCAGTTTATTAATAGCATTAATATTAATGTTATTGCTGCTACTAATAAGTTGTAATCCAAACATTTCATCGATGCATGATAACAAAAGCAAGGATTTATTGGGCCTTGGAAAGGAGGATGGTCATGAATTTAAGTTTAAGGAGCTTTTTGACAAGTTTGGCTTACCACTTGATGATCAAGTTGTAGTTGATAATATAAAAAAAATAGTGACTGATCCTAATATTGGCGTTGATGAGGGTTATAGGACATATAATGATCTTGAATTTTATAATTTGCTCAATGTTTTAGGACCTATTAGGCTTAAAGAAATGATTGAAAATTATTGTGAAGTTGATAAAAGACAACGTGAGCTTCAAGATGCATTTGAGCGAGTTTTAAATAATATGATTAATATCAAAAAAGTAGGACAATTACAGGCTGTGCTTAATACTAATATAGATAATTATTTGTTGCAAGTAAAGAAGTTATTTAATTACTTTAGTGCTGATGATGTTTATGCTCAAATTGTTGATGAGGATAATATTGCTCGGATGATTGAGCGGGCAACTGTTCAGATATCTAGACTTAGACTTTATATTAGAGGTGATGCTGATGCTAATGATGTATATTTACAGCTCTCGGTTAGTGAGCAAGATGCAATTGATGCTATTAAGAGAATAGTAACTGACCGTTCTGTTGCTGATGGATATAATTACAAGACATATACTGATTCTGAATTTTATGATTTATTAAATTTGTTAGATATCTTTAAGGTGAAGAGAATGATCAAAGCTTATGTGAGGCAGGTAAAAATTCTAGATTCAGATTATGCAGTAGCTAAGGCAGCTGTTGAGAGTCTTGAGAGTGTAGAGGTTAGGCAAAGATTGTTAGTAATTATGAAGCATTTTTATGATCATTACAAGGTGGTTATAAAATCGATATTTAATGATAGTAAGGAAAATAGTGAATCTATATGTCAAAAATTATTGGATCTTAACTATGATGCTAAGTTTATTAATGCTATTAACATTGCTCGTACTGTTAATAGATTTGAAGCTATATTCGAAAATCTCTTAGATGATCAAAAATCGGTACTTGAATATATTCAAAATATTGGTCTACCATCTTCTCTTATTTTAAATTTTAAGATCATTGTAGCTAATTTAGGTGCTCTTAAGGTTAAAGAGATTATGAGCTTTCATGCAGAAGTTTTTCTAGCAAAAGAAAGTGCTAAAGCAGCTTTAGCAAATACTTCTTCTTTTCCGTCAAAAATAGCCTTAGAAAAGCAGTTTAATGAACTTGAGTATGATTATCATTTGTATTTAAAAAAGTGTTTTCAAGGTGCTGGTTATGCTAATGAGATTGATAAGCTAACTGCTAGTAGTAAATATATTCGTGACTTTAATAAAATTGAAGAAACCGTTTTAAATCTTTATTAA
- a CDS encoding BTA121 domain-containing protein surface lipoprotein: MLGFKRFNLLVALIFISLLLLLLLISCNPNSELRGNLNEMGVNVGEDYNELQLKMLINTFALMNEEQAALDKIRSIVTSPEIGASKGYKTYSVFEFYDFLKTLGVLDAKKVIRNYLKVDKRQRELQDAFEESLYSIYDLDKREQLQIQLDEQKNSCSLRLKQLFSDEDVYSVYVKIADDNYVKQAVEHTAVGLAKLRSQVRGVVEDGDVYLRLSFHEQNVIDEIKGIVTNPYIASYDGYKTYTESQFYDLLNTMGISNVTELIILYERYLRIRAIDYSDIKAELESIEDLDIRSELQQHLAYVSRIYQVSLKGAFSDFNLDLVFKVLKENRDSVFVDIYNCIEYVKVFEEIYKKLSIIEKNAVRYMQNINLNYRQNIGSRPCNISFKIVLGGLGLSKVKEILDVHLKTLQARDTARSILMQVPVSEVKQIIEKHFDKLVLGYDSYLKQCFYNAVSYQDVYNRMFDDKYMKSFIQVQAEASLKLYPKR; encoded by the coding sequence ATGTTAGGGTTTAAACGTTTCAATTTATTAGTAGCATTAATATTTATATCATTGTTATTGTTATTGTTATTAATAAGTTGTAATCCAAATAGTGAGTTGAGGGGTAATTTAAACGAAATGGGAGTAAACGTTGGCGAGGATTATAATGAGCTTCAGCTTAAGATGCTTATTAACACATTTGCGTTAATGAATGAAGAGCAAGCTGCTTTGGATAAGATACGAAGCATAGTAACTAGTCCTGAGATTGGTGCTTCTAAAGGTTATAAGACATATAGTGTCTTTGAATTTTATGATTTTTTAAAGACTCTTGGAGTTTTGGATGCTAAGAAAGTTATTAGGAATTATTTAAAAGTTGATAAAAGACAACGCGAGCTTCAAGATGCATTTGAGGAGTCTTTATATAGTATTTATGATTTAGATAAAAGAGAGCAATTGCAAATACAGCTTGATGAGCAAAAAAATAGTTGTTCGTTGCGATTAAAGCAGTTATTTAGTGATGAGGATGTTTATAGTGTATATGTTAAAATTGCTGATGATAATTATGTTAAGCAGGCAGTTGAGCATACAGCTGTTGGTTTAGCTAAACTTAGATCTCAGGTTAGAGGTGTTGTTGAGGATGGAGATGTATATTTACGGCTTTCATTTCATGAGCAAAATGTAATTGATGAAATTAAAGGCATAGTAACTAATCCTTATATTGCTAGTTATGATGGTTATAAGACATATACTGAGTCTCAGTTTTATGATTTATTAAATACCATGGGCATTTCCAATGTTACTGAACTTATAATACTTTATGAAAGGTATTTAAGAATTAGGGCTATAGATTATTCAGATATTAAAGCAGAGCTAGAGAGCATTGAGGACTTAGATATTAGGTCAGAATTACAACAACATCTTGCTTATGTATCGCGTATTTACCAGGTATCTTTAAAAGGGGCATTCAGTGATTTTAATCTTGACCTTGTGTTTAAGGTGTTAAAGGAAAATCGTGATTCTGTGTTTGTTGATATTTATAATTGTATTGAGTATGTTAAAGTATTTGAAGAGATATACAAGAAATTATCAATTATTGAAAAAAACGCAGTTAGATATATGCAAAATATTAATCTTAACTATCGTCAAAATATTGGGTCAAGACCTTGTAATATAAGCTTTAAAATTGTGTTAGGTGGCTTAGGTTTGTCTAAGGTTAAAGAGATTCTTGATGTTCATTTAAAAACATTACAGGCAAGAGACACTGCTCGCTCAATACTTATGCAAGTCCCTGTAAGCGAGGTAAAACAGATTATAGAAAAACATTTTGATAAGCTTGTGCTTGGTTATGATTCGTATTTAAAACAGTGCTTTTACAATGCTGTTAGTTATCAAGATGTTTATAATAGGATGTTTGATGATAAATATATGAAGAGTTTTATACAAGTGCAAGCGGAAGCCTCACTAAAACTTTACCCAAAAAGGTGA